From Anopheles coluzzii chromosome 3, AcolN3, whole genome shotgun sequence, the proteins below share one genomic window:
- the LOC120956720 gene encoding insulin-degrading enzyme isoform X2, which produces MASEIAGKAQLSNASTSLPQSTANMPFERINTITKSVQDNRDYRGLRLSNGMKVILISDPTTDRSAAALSVAVGHLSDPLQIPGLAHLCEHMLFLGTEKYPKEDEYTAFLKVHGGSSNAATCSDMTKYYFDVIPSKLEDALDRFSQFFIAPLFNEEVTEREINAVNSEHEKNLSQDVWRVKQVNKALCKSTHPYNQFGTGNKQTLSESPKLNSINVRNELMTFHNKWYSSNIMSLAVFGQESLDDLEALVIKFFSQIENKQVVAPRWPDMPYGDDQLNTKTYIIPVKDTRSLTISFQMEDLEQYYKAGPEHYVSHLIGHEGKGSILSELKARGWCNKLISGYCSLGRGFGSFDVMVDLTEDGFNHIDDTVKLIFQYINMLRVKKPQKWIFEEYCNLCEMLFRFKDKEGPTTLVTNVVSSMHLFPLEDVLVAHCLITEWRPDLVEDLISKLTPDKARLIIVGQKCELLANAEERWYGTKYGVYKIEPSVLEYWSTPDLNDNLSLPEPNPFIPTDFELLPIDSGIENFPIVIQDTPIIRTWFKQDVEFLKPKALMSFDFNSPIVYSNPLNCNLTRLFVQLLKDHLNEFLFEADLAGLGFGVSNTTSGISLSIGGYSHKQVILLEKVLDNMFNFKIDRRRFEILKEQYIRGLKNYQTEQPYQHAIYYLALLLTEQAWTRQELLDSTQLLSIERLQLFLEQLLSQMHVECFIYGNVNKEKALLMTKLVEDKMKSTDAKLVPLLARQLLPKREYKLGTGESFLFEATNEFHKSSCMELYLQCGQQEPHSTFVDILSQLLSEGCYTQLRTKEQLGYLVFCGSRKANGICGLRIIVQSPRHPSYVEERIENFLNNTLDYLENMAECEFNRHKEALVALLLEKPKRLVTQFNIYLQEISLRQYHFNRAHVEAEKLRTLTKQQVIDYYKEHIILGSPSRSTLSVRVISTASGGAGINTSEEEQPPPEIEENSPVAENFRTTKKDFIRVTDLASFKSSRSLYPLAQPYMEIMPKGGRCKL; this is translated from the exons ATGGCGAGCGAGATTGCCGGCAAAGCACAGCTGTCGAATGCTTCGACGTCGCTACCACAATCCACTGCAAACATGCCGTTCGAGCGTATTAACACCATCACAAAATCCGTCCAGGACAACCGTGATTACCGTGGTTTAAGGCTATCGAACGGAATGAAAGTAATCCTAATATCGGACCCCACTACGGACAGATCGGCAGCCGCACTCTCCGTTGCTGTTGGGCATCTTAGCGACCCATTGCAAATCCCTGGCCTTGCACATCTTTGCGAGCATATGTTATTTCTTGGCACAGAAAAGTACCCCAAGGAAGACGAATACACTGCCTTTTTGAAAGTTCATGGCGGTAGCTCAAATGCTGCCACATGTTCCGACATGACAAAATATTACTTTGATGTGATTCCCAGCAAGTTGGAAGATGCACTGGATCGGTTTTCCCAGTTTTTCATTGCCCCCCTCTTTAACGAGGAAGTGACGGAGCGTGAAATTAACGCGGTAAACTCAgagcacgaaaaaaatctATCACAAGATGTGTGGCGTGTGAAGCAGGTTAACAAGGCGCTGTGCAAATCGACACATCCGTATAATCAGTTTGGCACAGGCAATAAGCAAACCCTTTCCGAGAGTCCCAAGCTGAACAGCATCAATGTGCGCAACGAGTTGATGACGTTCCACAACAAGTGGTATTCATCTAATATCATGAGCCTGGCGGTGTTTGGGCAAGAAAGCTTAGACGATCTGGAAGCGTTGGTGATAAAATTCTTTTCCCAGATTGAAAATAAGCAAGTAGTTGCTCCCAGATGGCCAGACATGCCGTATGGTGATGATCAGCTGAATACAAAAACCTACATAATACCGGTGAAGGATACAAGATCGTTGACCATATCTTTCCAAATGGAGGATTTGGAACAATATTATAAGGCTGGCCCTGAACATTACGTGAGCCATCTGATTGGGCACGAAGGAAAGGGAAGCATTTTATCGGAGTTGAAAGCTCGAGGATGGTGTAACAAGCTAATCAGCGGCTATTGTAGTCTGGGCAGGGGATTTGGAAGCTTTGACGTAATGGTCGATTTGACGGAGGACGGATTCAACCACATTGACGATACGGTGAAGCTCATCTTCCagtacatcaatatgctacgtgtaaaaaaaccccaaaaatggATATTTGAGGAATACTGCAATCTGTGTGAAATGCTGTTCCGTTTCAAAGATAAAGAGGGACCAACCACACTTGTGACGAACGTGGTCAGTTCAATGCATCTATTTCCACTGGAGGATGTGCTTGTCGCGCACTGTTTAATCACTGAATGGCGACCGGATCTGGTCGAGGATCTCATCAGTAAATTGACTCCAGATAAAGCGAGGCTAATCATTGTAGGGCAAAAGTGCGAATTGTTGGCAAACGCTGAAGAACGTTGGTACGGCACAAAATACGGCGTGTACAAGATCGAACCATCGGTATTAGAG TACTGGTCCACTCCTGACTTGAACGACAATCTTAGTTTGCCCGAACCCAATCCATTCATTCCGACAGATTTTGAATTGTTACCAATCGACAGTGGCATAGAAAACTTTCCGATCGTTATACAAGACACGCCCATTATTCGCACGTGGTTCAAACAGGATGTGGAGTTCCTCAAACCAAAGGCGTTGATGAGTTTCGACTTCAACAGCCCGATTGTATACTCGAATCCACTGAACTGTAATTTAACCCGGCTTTTTGTGCAATTGCTAAAAGATCATCTGAATGAATTTTTATTCGAGGCAGACCTGGCTGGATTAGGATTTGGGGTTAGCAACACAACTTCTGGTATTAGT CTATCGATCGGAGGTTACAGCCACAAGCAAGTCATTTTATTGGAAAAGGTGTTGGATAATATGTTCAACTTTAAAATTGATCGTCGTAGATTTGAAATACTTAAGGAACAATACATTCGGGGCCTCAAAAACTATCAAACAGAACAGCCGTATCAGcatgccatctattatcttgCGTTGCTCCTGACAGAACAAGCATGGACAAGACAAGAGCTTTTAGATTCAACCCAGT TGCTTAGCATAGAGCGGTTACAGTTGTTCCTAGAACAGCTTCTTTCGCAAATGCACGTCGAATGTTTCATTTATGGAAATGTAAATAAGGAGAAAGCTTTACTAATGACGAAACTAGTGGAAGACAAAATGAAGTCCACTGATGCGAAACTGGTTCCTCTTCTTGCTCGGCAGCTTTTACCAAAGCGAGAATATAAGCTCGGAACAG GAGAAAGCTTCCTGTTTGAGGCAACGAACGAGTTTCATAAGAGTTCATGCATGGAGCTATATTTGCAATGTGGCCAGCAGGAACCCCATTCTACTTTTGTCGACATTTTGTCTCAACTACTGAGCGAAGGATGCTATACGCAGCTTCGCACCAAGGAGCAGCTCGGTTATCTTGTATTCTGCGGTTCTCGCAAAGCGAATGGTATATGTGGTCTGCGAATAATAGTACAGTCTCCTCGACATCCCTCGTACGTCGAAGAACGTATTGAAAATTTTCTCAACAATACGTTG GATTACTTGGAAAACATGGCAGAATGCGAATTTAATCGGCATAAGGAGGCGTTAGTTGCACTGCTACTTGAGAAGCCGAAGCGATTGGTCACGCAATTCAATATATATTTACAAGAAATTTCACTGAGACAATATCATTTCAATCGTGCTCATGTTGAAGCTGAAAAGCTTCGAACTTTGACAAAGCAACAAGTCATTGATTATTACAAG GAGCATATAATATTGGGCTCTCCGTCCCGAAGCACTCTCTCGGTTCGCGTAATATCCACGGCTAGCGGCGGTGCTGGTATAAATACATCCGAGGAAGAACAACCACCGCCGGAGATAGAAGAAAACTCTCCGGTTGCTGAGAATTTCAGAACTACAAAGAAAGACTTTATAAGAGTAACGGACTTAGCCAGCTTCAAATCTTCACGTTCACTCTATCCGTTAGCTCAACCTTACATGGAGATAATGCCAAAAGGAGGACGATGCAAACTGTAA
- the LOC120956720 gene encoding insulin-degrading enzyme isoform X1, which yields MWRPTKSKMFDSVVRRNRTSDVICQIPYKILTGLPIKSHPMEHRHGPQSVICSTKTPIRAIHNKRFTDERIVKSSPEMASEIAGKAQLSNASTSLPQSTANMPFERINTITKSVQDNRDYRGLRLSNGMKVILISDPTTDRSAAALSVAVGHLSDPLQIPGLAHLCEHMLFLGTEKYPKEDEYTAFLKVHGGSSNAATCSDMTKYYFDVIPSKLEDALDRFSQFFIAPLFNEEVTEREINAVNSEHEKNLSQDVWRVKQVNKALCKSTHPYNQFGTGNKQTLSESPKLNSINVRNELMTFHNKWYSSNIMSLAVFGQESLDDLEALVIKFFSQIENKQVVAPRWPDMPYGDDQLNTKTYIIPVKDTRSLTISFQMEDLEQYYKAGPEHYVSHLIGHEGKGSILSELKARGWCNKLISGYCSLGRGFGSFDVMVDLTEDGFNHIDDTVKLIFQYINMLRVKKPQKWIFEEYCNLCEMLFRFKDKEGPTTLVTNVVSSMHLFPLEDVLVAHCLITEWRPDLVEDLISKLTPDKARLIIVGQKCELLANAEERWYGTKYGVYKIEPSVLEYWSTPDLNDNLSLPEPNPFIPTDFELLPIDSGIENFPIVIQDTPIIRTWFKQDVEFLKPKALMSFDFNSPIVYSNPLNCNLTRLFVQLLKDHLNEFLFEADLAGLGFGVSNTTSGISLSIGGYSHKQVILLEKVLDNMFNFKIDRRRFEILKEQYIRGLKNYQTEQPYQHAIYYLALLLTEQAWTRQELLDSTQLLSIERLQLFLEQLLSQMHVECFIYGNVNKEKALLMTKLVEDKMKSTDAKLVPLLARQLLPKREYKLGTGESFLFEATNEFHKSSCMELYLQCGQQEPHSTFVDILSQLLSEGCYTQLRTKEQLGYLVFCGSRKANGICGLRIIVQSPRHPSYVEERIENFLNNTLDYLENMAECEFNRHKEALVALLLEKPKRLVTQFNIYLQEISLRQYHFNRAHVEAEKLRTLTKQQVIDYYKEHIILGSPSRSTLSVRVISTASGGAGINTSEEEQPPPEIEENSPVAENFRTTKKDFIRVTDLASFKSSRSLYPLAQPYMEIMPKGGRCKL from the exons atgtggcgtccgacgaaatcaaaaatgtttgattccgtcgtacgacgaaatcgcacgtccgacgttatctgtcaaatcccatataaaattttgacaggccttccgataaaatcgcatccgatggagcacagacacgggcctcaGTCTGTGATTTGCAGCACGAAAACTCCAATAAGAGCAATACACAACAAACGGTTCACCGACGAAAGAATAGTAAAATCTAGTCCTGAGATGGCGAGCGAGATTGCCGGCAAAGCACAGCTGTCGAATGCTTCGACGTCGCTACCACAATCCACTGCAAACATGCCGTTCGAGCGTATTAACACCATCACAAAATCCGTCCAGGACAACCGTGATTACCGTGGTTTAAGGCTATCGAACGGAATGAAAGTAATCCTAATATCGGACCCCACTACGGACAGATCGGCAGCCGCACTCTCCGTTGCTGTTGGGCATCTTAGCGACCCATTGCAAATCCCTGGCCTTGCACATCTTTGCGAGCATATGTTATTTCTTGGCACAGAAAAGTACCCCAAGGAAGACGAATACACTGCCTTTTTGAAAGTTCATGGCGGTAGCTCAAATGCTGCCACATGTTCCGACATGACAAAATATTACTTTGATGTGATTCCCAGCAAGTTGGAAGATGCACTGGATCGGTTTTCCCAGTTTTTCATTGCCCCCCTCTTTAACGAGGAAGTGACGGAGCGTGAAATTAACGCGGTAAACTCAgagcacgaaaaaaatctATCACAAGATGTGTGGCGTGTGAAGCAGGTTAACAAGGCGCTGTGCAAATCGACACATCCGTATAATCAGTTTGGCACAGGCAATAAGCAAACCCTTTCCGAGAGTCCCAAGCTGAACAGCATCAATGTGCGCAACGAGTTGATGACGTTCCACAACAAGTGGTATTCATCTAATATCATGAGCCTGGCGGTGTTTGGGCAAGAAAGCTTAGACGATCTGGAAGCGTTGGTGATAAAATTCTTTTCCCAGATTGAAAATAAGCAAGTAGTTGCTCCCAGATGGCCAGACATGCCGTATGGTGATGATCAGCTGAATACAAAAACCTACATAATACCGGTGAAGGATACAAGATCGTTGACCATATCTTTCCAAATGGAGGATTTGGAACAATATTATAAGGCTGGCCCTGAACATTACGTGAGCCATCTGATTGGGCACGAAGGAAAGGGAAGCATTTTATCGGAGTTGAAAGCTCGAGGATGGTGTAACAAGCTAATCAGCGGCTATTGTAGTCTGGGCAGGGGATTTGGAAGCTTTGACGTAATGGTCGATTTGACGGAGGACGGATTCAACCACATTGACGATACGGTGAAGCTCATCTTCCagtacatcaatatgctacgtgtaaaaaaaccccaaaaatggATATTTGAGGAATACTGCAATCTGTGTGAAATGCTGTTCCGTTTCAAAGATAAAGAGGGACCAACCACACTTGTGACGAACGTGGTCAGTTCAATGCATCTATTTCCACTGGAGGATGTGCTTGTCGCGCACTGTTTAATCACTGAATGGCGACCGGATCTGGTCGAGGATCTCATCAGTAAATTGACTCCAGATAAAGCGAGGCTAATCATTGTAGGGCAAAAGTGCGAATTGTTGGCAAACGCTGAAGAACGTTGGTACGGCACAAAATACGGCGTGTACAAGATCGAACCATCGGTATTAGAG TACTGGTCCACTCCTGACTTGAACGACAATCTTAGTTTGCCCGAACCCAATCCATTCATTCCGACAGATTTTGAATTGTTACCAATCGACAGTGGCATAGAAAACTTTCCGATCGTTATACAAGACACGCCCATTATTCGCACGTGGTTCAAACAGGATGTGGAGTTCCTCAAACCAAAGGCGTTGATGAGTTTCGACTTCAACAGCCCGATTGTATACTCGAATCCACTGAACTGTAATTTAACCCGGCTTTTTGTGCAATTGCTAAAAGATCATCTGAATGAATTTTTATTCGAGGCAGACCTGGCTGGATTAGGATTTGGGGTTAGCAACACAACTTCTGGTATTAGT CTATCGATCGGAGGTTACAGCCACAAGCAAGTCATTTTATTGGAAAAGGTGTTGGATAATATGTTCAACTTTAAAATTGATCGTCGTAGATTTGAAATACTTAAGGAACAATACATTCGGGGCCTCAAAAACTATCAAACAGAACAGCCGTATCAGcatgccatctattatcttgCGTTGCTCCTGACAGAACAAGCATGGACAAGACAAGAGCTTTTAGATTCAACCCAGT TGCTTAGCATAGAGCGGTTACAGTTGTTCCTAGAACAGCTTCTTTCGCAAATGCACGTCGAATGTTTCATTTATGGAAATGTAAATAAGGAGAAAGCTTTACTAATGACGAAACTAGTGGAAGACAAAATGAAGTCCACTGATGCGAAACTGGTTCCTCTTCTTGCTCGGCAGCTTTTACCAAAGCGAGAATATAAGCTCGGAACAG GAGAAAGCTTCCTGTTTGAGGCAACGAACGAGTTTCATAAGAGTTCATGCATGGAGCTATATTTGCAATGTGGCCAGCAGGAACCCCATTCTACTTTTGTCGACATTTTGTCTCAACTACTGAGCGAAGGATGCTATACGCAGCTTCGCACCAAGGAGCAGCTCGGTTATCTTGTATTCTGCGGTTCTCGCAAAGCGAATGGTATATGTGGTCTGCGAATAATAGTACAGTCTCCTCGACATCCCTCGTACGTCGAAGAACGTATTGAAAATTTTCTCAACAATACGTTG GATTACTTGGAAAACATGGCAGAATGCGAATTTAATCGGCATAAGGAGGCGTTAGTTGCACTGCTACTTGAGAAGCCGAAGCGATTGGTCACGCAATTCAATATATATTTACAAGAAATTTCACTGAGACAATATCATTTCAATCGTGCTCATGTTGAAGCTGAAAAGCTTCGAACTTTGACAAAGCAACAAGTCATTGATTATTACAAG GAGCATATAATATTGGGCTCTCCGTCCCGAAGCACTCTCTCGGTTCGCGTAATATCCACGGCTAGCGGCGGTGCTGGTATAAATACATCCGAGGAAGAACAACCACCGCCGGAGATAGAAGAAAACTCTCCGGTTGCTGAGAATTTCAGAACTACAAAGAAAGACTTTATAAGAGTAACGGACTTAGCCAGCTTCAAATCTTCACGTTCACTCTATCCGTTAGCTCAACCTTACATGGAGATAATGCCAAAAGGAGGACGATGCAAACTGTAA